In Streptomyces sp. NBC_01717, one DNA window encodes the following:
- the cobS gene encoding adenosylcobinamide-GDP ribazoletransferase produces MTSPNSHGIRFAFGTLTVLPVRVTRWDREAARAGMLCAPLAGLVVGLAAAVPGALLLLFGSGPLLAAVASAAVPAVLTRGLHLDGLADTADGLGSGKPAQDALRIMKQSDIGPFGVITLLFVLLAQVAVLHQLYGQGWAYGAMAAVVAGVTARLALTLASRQGVPPARPEGLGAAVAGTVPLRAAAGAAAVVVAACAGAGAVFGGYAPLHQGLAVVGGLAAAQVLLRHCVRRFGGVTGDVFGAVTEVAATGALVGLALG; encoded by the coding sequence GTGACCTCCCCGAACAGCCACGGCATACGTTTCGCCTTCGGCACCCTGACCGTCCTCCCCGTCCGCGTCACCCGCTGGGACCGTGAAGCGGCCCGCGCCGGGATGCTGTGCGCCCCGCTCGCCGGCCTGGTGGTGGGGCTGGCGGCAGCGGTGCCCGGTGCGCTGTTGCTGCTGTTCGGCTCGGGGCCCCTGCTCGCCGCGGTCGCCTCGGCCGCGGTGCCCGCAGTCCTCACGAGGGGACTGCATCTCGACGGCCTCGCGGACACGGCGGACGGGCTCGGCAGCGGCAAACCCGCTCAGGACGCGCTGCGCATCATGAAGCAGTCCGACATTGGGCCATTCGGTGTGATCACGCTGCTGTTCGTGCTGCTGGCCCAGGTCGCCGTCCTCCACCAGCTCTACGGGCAGGGCTGGGCGTACGGCGCGATGGCGGCGGTCGTCGCCGGGGTCACCGCCCGGCTCGCGCTCACGCTGGCATCCCGTCAGGGCGTACCGCCGGCCCGGCCGGAGGGGCTGGGTGCGGCGGTGGCGGGCACGGTTCCGCTGCGGGCGGCGGCAGGTGCGGCCGCGGTGGTGGTGGCCGCGTGCGCGGGGGCGGGAGCGGTGTTCGGCGGGTACGCGCCGTTGCACCAGGGACTTGCCGTGGTGGGCGGGCTGGCCGCCGCGCAGGTGTTGCTGCGGCACTGCGTACGGAGATTCGGCGGGGTCACGGGGGATGTGTTCGGGGCGGTCACGGAGGTGGCGGCAACAGGGGCGCTGGTGGGGCTGGCCCTGGGCTGA
- a CDS encoding leucyl aminopeptidase, which yields MTALTLSTAGAATLRADALVVGVAKGAKGPVVAPGAEAVDKAFDGKLATVLETLGASGAEGEVTKLPAPAGLKVPVVIAVGLGSVPEKDAAFDAEALRRAAGSASRALAGSKKAGFALPVASVEDAEAVAEGALLGAYAFTAYQGGENKLAAKDKKNGNGPKSPLAEVALLGTKPRDKAFKAAAERAVAVAEEINRARDLINTPPNDLYPESFAAVATAAGKEHGIKVQVLDEKALVKGGFGGLLGVGQGSTHGPRLVKLAYTHPKAEKTLALVGKGITYDSGGISLKPAGHNETMKCDMSGAAAVFATVVAAARLGLQVNVTGWLALAENMPSGNATRPGDVLRMYSGKTVEVLNTDAEGRLVLADALTRACEENPDAIVDVATLTGAMVLALGHRTFGIMANDDSFRTSIHEIAEEVGEASWPMPLPADLRKGMDSPTADIANMGERMGGGLVAGLFLQEFVGEGIAWAHLDIAGPAFHEGAPYGYTPKGGTGSAVRTLVKLAERTAAGDLG from the coding sequence GTGACTGCTCTCACTCTCAGCACTGCCGGTGCGGCGACGCTGCGCGCCGACGCACTCGTCGTCGGCGTCGCCAAGGGCGCCAAGGGTCCGGTCGTCGCACCGGGCGCCGAGGCCGTGGACAAGGCGTTCGACGGAAAGCTCGCCACCGTCCTGGAGACCCTGGGCGCCTCCGGTGCCGAGGGCGAAGTCACCAAGCTCCCCGCGCCGGCCGGCCTCAAGGTGCCCGTCGTCATCGCGGTCGGGCTCGGTTCGGTCCCGGAGAAGGACGCGGCGTTCGACGCGGAGGCCCTGCGCCGTGCCGCCGGCTCCGCCTCGCGTGCGCTGGCCGGTTCGAAGAAGGCCGGCTTCGCACTGCCGGTCGCGTCGGTCGAGGACGCCGAGGCCGTCGCCGAGGGCGCGCTCCTCGGTGCGTACGCCTTCACCGCGTACCAGGGCGGCGAGAACAAGCTCGCCGCGAAGGACAAGAAGAACGGCAACGGCCCGAAGTCGCCGCTCGCCGAGGTCGCCCTGCTCGGCACCAAGCCGCGCGACAAGGCCTTCAAGGCGGCCGCCGAGCGCGCCGTCGCGGTCGCCGAGGAGATCAACCGCGCCCGCGACCTGATCAACACCCCGCCGAACGACCTGTACCCCGAGTCCTTCGCCGCCGTGGCCACGGCCGCCGGCAAGGAGCACGGCATCAAGGTGCAGGTCCTCGACGAGAAGGCGCTCGTCAAGGGCGGCTTCGGCGGCCTGCTGGGCGTCGGCCAGGGCTCGACCCACGGCCCCCGCCTGGTGAAGCTCGCCTACACGCACCCGAAGGCGGAGAAGACCCTGGCCCTGGTCGGCAAGGGCATCACCTACGACTCGGGCGGCATCTCGCTGAAGCCGGCCGGTCACAACGAGACGATGAAGTGCGACATGAGCGGCGCCGCCGCCGTGTTCGCGACCGTCGTCGCGGCCGCCCGTCTGGGGCTCCAGGTCAACGTCACCGGCTGGCTGGCGCTCGCCGAGAACATGCCGTCGGGCAACGCGACCCGCCCGGGTGACGTGCTGCGCATGTACAGCGGCAAGACCGTCGAGGTCCTCAACACGGACGCCGAGGGCCGACTCGTCCTCGCCGACGCGCTGACCCGTGCCTGCGAGGAGAACCCGGACGCGATCGTCGACGTGGCGACCCTGACCGGCGCGATGGTGCTGGCGCTGGGCCACCGCACCTTCGGCATCATGGCGAACGACGACTCCTTCCGTACCTCCATCCACGAGATCGCCGAGGAGGTCGGCGAGGCCTCCTGGCCGATGCCGCTCCCCGCCGACCTGCGCAAGGGCATGGACTCCCCGACCGCCGACATCGCCAACATGGGTGAGCGCATGGGCGGTGGCCTGGTGGCCGGCCTGTTCCTGCAGGAGTTCGTGGGCGAGGGCATCGCCTGGGCACACCTGGACATCGCGGGCCCGGCCTTCCACGAGGGCGCGCCGTACGGTTACACGCCGAAGGGCGGCACCGGTTCCGCGGTCCGCACGCTGGTGAAGCTGGCGGAGCGCACCGCGGCCGGCGACCTCGGCTGA
- the aceE gene encoding pyruvate dehydrogenase (acetyl-transferring), homodimeric type — MTDPVGKLPSELDQLPDRDPEETAEWAASLDAVTKAAGPHRAAYLMRRSLQHAEGAGLALPKLLETDYVNSIPTAAEPAFDGDLEMESRITAWNRWNAAAMVTRGARHGVGGHIATFASAAWLYETGFNHFFRGKEGDGSGDQLYIQGHASPGIYARAFLDGRLSEQQLDNFRQEAGGDGLPSYPHPRRLPWLWEFPTVSMGLGPLAAIYQARFNRYLTNRNIKDTSNSHVWAFLGDGEMDEPESTAALALAAREQLDNLTFVINCNLQRLDGPVRANFRVVQELEGAFRGAGWNVIKTLWGNAWDELFQLDTTGALVRRLREVPDAQFQTYATRDVAYIREHFFGAEPALAELAKLLTDAKIAECFYTSRGGHEARKVYAAYRAAVEHKGAPTVILAQTVKGYTLGKGFESKNANHQMKKLTIDEFKGMRELLGLPIPDSAFEDGLVPYGHPGADSPEVRYLQERRAALGGPAPARRVHAVALPEPEERAFAALKKGSGKQEMATTMAFVRLAKDLMRDKETGRRWVPIVPDEARTFGMESLFPSAGIYSPLGQTYDPVDRDQLMYYKEAKDGQILNEGITEAGAMADFIAAATSYATHGETMIPFYIFYSMFGWQRTGDQMWQLADQLGKGFIVGATAGRTTLTGEGLQHADGHSHLIAATNPASLNYDPAFAYEIAVIVKDGLRRMYGPEAENVFYYLTVYNEPKPQPAMPEGVEDGIVKGLYRFKEGTPASADAPRLQLLASGTAIHWALEAQELLAADWGVTADVWSATSWGELRREALECDEALLRGEQRVPYVTQALSGAPGPVLAVSDWMRQVPDQISQWVEQDWSSLGTDGFGLSDTRDAARRHFGVDAPSIAVAALAQLARRGEVPASAVKEAREKYGL, encoded by the coding sequence ATGACCGACCCCGTAGGAAAGCTTCCGAGCGAGCTCGACCAGCTCCCGGACCGTGACCCGGAGGAGACCGCCGAATGGGCGGCCTCCCTCGATGCCGTCACCAAGGCCGCGGGCCCGCACCGGGCCGCGTACCTGATGCGCCGCTCGCTCCAGCACGCCGAGGGTGCCGGTCTCGCGCTGCCCAAGCTGCTGGAGACCGATTACGTCAACTCCATCCCGACCGCCGCCGAGCCCGCGTTCGACGGCGACCTGGAGATGGAATCCCGGATCACCGCCTGGAACCGCTGGAACGCGGCCGCGATGGTCACCCGTGGCGCCCGGCACGGCGTCGGCGGCCACATCGCCACCTTCGCCTCTGCGGCCTGGCTGTACGAGACCGGCTTCAACCACTTCTTCCGCGGCAAGGAGGGGGACGGCTCCGGCGACCAGCTCTACATCCAGGGCCACGCCTCCCCCGGCATCTACGCCCGCGCCTTCCTCGACGGCCGGCTCAGCGAGCAGCAGCTCGACAACTTCCGCCAGGAGGCGGGCGGTGACGGTCTGCCGTCCTACCCGCACCCGCGGCGGCTGCCCTGGCTGTGGGAGTTCCCCACCGTGTCGATGGGTCTGGGCCCGCTCGCGGCGATCTACCAGGCGCGCTTCAACCGCTATCTGACCAACCGCAACATCAAGGACACGTCGAACTCGCACGTCTGGGCCTTCCTGGGCGACGGCGAGATGGACGAGCCCGAGTCGACCGCGGCCCTCGCCCTCGCGGCGCGTGAGCAGCTCGACAACCTGACCTTCGTCATCAACTGCAACCTGCAGCGCCTGGACGGCCCGGTCCGCGCCAACTTCCGGGTGGTCCAGGAGCTGGAGGGTGCGTTCCGCGGGGCCGGCTGGAACGTCATCAAGACGCTCTGGGGCAACGCCTGGGACGAGCTGTTCCAGCTGGACACCACGGGCGCGCTGGTCCGTCGGCTCCGGGAGGTCCCGGACGCCCAGTTCCAGACGTACGCCACCCGCGACGTCGCGTACATCCGCGAGCACTTCTTCGGCGCCGAGCCGGCGCTCGCCGAGCTGGCGAAACTGCTCACCGACGCGAAGATCGCCGAGTGCTTCTACACCTCCCGCGGCGGCCACGAGGCCCGCAAGGTGTACGCGGCGTACAGGGCGGCCGTCGAGCACAAGGGCGCGCCGACCGTGATCCTCGCCCAGACGGTGAAGGGCTACACGCTCGGCAAGGGCTTCGAGTCCAAGAACGCCAACCACCAGATGAAGAAGCTGACGATCGACGAGTTCAAGGGCATGCGCGAGCTGCTCGGACTCCCGATCCCGGACAGCGCCTTCGAGGACGGCCTGGTGCCGTACGGCCACCCGGGCGCGGACTCTCCCGAGGTCCGCTACCTCCAGGAGCGCCGCGCCGCCCTCGGCGGCCCCGCCCCGGCCCGCCGGGTGCACGCGGTGGCGCTGCCCGAGCCGGAGGAGCGGGCGTTCGCCGCGCTGAAGAAGGGGTCCGGCAAGCAGGAGATGGCCACCACCATGGCCTTCGTCCGCCTGGCCAAGGATCTGATGCGGGACAAGGAGACCGGCAGGCGCTGGGTTCCGATCGTCCCCGACGAGGCCCGTACCTTCGGCATGGAGTCGCTGTTCCCGTCGGCCGGTATCTACTCGCCACTGGGCCAGACGTACGACCCGGTCGACCGCGACCAGTTGATGTATTACAAGGAGGCCAAGGACGGCCAGATCCTCAACGAGGGGATCACCGAGGCCGGCGCCATGGCCGACTTCATCGCCGCCGCCACGTCGTACGCGACGCACGGCGAGACGATGATCCCCTTCTACATCTTCTACTCGATGTTCGGCTGGCAGCGGACCGGCGACCAGATGTGGCAGCTCGCCGACCAGCTCGGCAAGGGCTTCATCGTCGGCGCCACGGCGGGCCGTACGACGCTGACCGGTGAGGGCCTGCAGCACGCGGACGGCCACTCGCATCTGATCGCGGCCACGAACCCGGCTTCGCTCAACTACGACCCGGCGTTCGCGTACGAGATCGCGGTGATCGTCAAGGACGGTCTGCGGAGGATGTACGGTCCCGAGGCCGAGAACGTCTTCTACTACCTGACGGTCTACAACGAGCCGAAACCGCAGCCCGCGATGCCGGAAGGCGTCGAGGACGGCATCGTCAAGGGTCTCTACCGCTTCAAGGAGGGCACGCCCGCCTCGGCGGACGCGCCGCGCCTGCAGCTGCTGGCCTCCGGCACGGCGATCCACTGGGCCCTGGAGGCCCAGGAGCTGCTCGCCGCGGACTGGGGTGTCACGGCCGACGTCTGGTCCGCCACGTCCTGGGGCGAGCTGCGTCGCGAGGCGCTGGAGTGCGACGAGGCGCTGCTCCGCGGTGAGCAGCGGGTGCCGTACGTGACGCAGGCCCTGTCCGGTGCGCCGGGTCCGGTCCTCGCGGTCAGCGACTGGATGCGTCAGGTCCCGGACCAGATCAGCCAGTGGGTGGAGCAGGACTGGTCCTCGCTCGGCACGGACGGCTTCGGTCTGTCCGACACCCGTGACGCGGCCCGCCGCCACTTCGGCGTCGACGCCCCGTCGATCGCGGTCGCGGCGCTGGCCCAGCTGGCGCGGCGCGGCGAGGTGCCCGCGTCGGCGGTCAAGGAGGCCCGGGAGAAGTACGGGCTGTGA
- a CDS encoding endo alpha-1,4 polygalactosaminidase yields MSGPGPALTAVLILSAVLSGCTPAPESGPAERWRPRPGADWQWQLSGRLDPTVDVPVYDIDGFEHDASAVADLHRRGRKVICYVSTGAWEDFRPDAAMFPASVRGRGNGWPGERWLDIRRTDVLEPLMEARIEMCARKGFDAVEPDNMDGYRNRTGFPLTAVDQLRYNRLVARIAHRHGLAVGLKNDLDQIAQLEPDFDFAVDEQCAQYDECAALTPFIEADKAVFHVEYEVPVARFCPQSKKLRLSSLRKKYELGVWRRSCTSGPSGN; encoded by the coding sequence ATGTCGGGACCGGGACCGGCGCTGACCGCCGTACTGATTCTGTCGGCGGTCCTGTCCGGCTGCACCCCGGCGCCGGAATCCGGCCCCGCGGAGCGCTGGCGGCCGAGGCCCGGTGCCGACTGGCAGTGGCAGCTCTCCGGCCGCCTCGACCCCACCGTGGACGTCCCGGTGTACGACATCGACGGCTTCGAGCACGACGCGTCGGCGGTCGCAGATCTGCACCGCCGGGGCCGCAAGGTCATCTGCTACGTGTCCACGGGAGCCTGGGAGGACTTCCGCCCGGACGCCGCGATGTTTCCCGCCTCGGTACGGGGGAGGGGCAACGGCTGGCCGGGGGAGCGCTGGCTCGACATCCGCCGCACGGACGTGCTGGAACCGCTGATGGAGGCCCGGATCGAGATGTGCGCGAGGAAGGGCTTCGACGCGGTGGAACCCGACAACATGGACGGCTACCGCAACCGGACGGGTTTCCCGCTGACCGCCGTCGACCAGTTGCGCTACAACCGGCTCGTCGCCCGCATCGCCCACCGTCACGGACTGGCCGTCGGTCTGAAGAACGATCTGGACCAGATCGCGCAGCTGGAGCCGGACTTCGACTTCGCGGTCGACGAACAGTGCGCGCAGTACGACGAGTGCGCCGCCCTCACACCGTTCATCGAGGCGGACAAGGCGGTGTTCCACGTGGAGTACGAGGTGCCGGTGGCGCGGTTCTGCCCGCAGTCGAAGAAGCTGCGCCTGAGCTCACTGCGGAAGAAGTACGAACTCGGAGTCTGGCGCCGGAGCTGTACGTCAGGCCCGTCCGGCAATTGA
- a CDS encoding helix-turn-helix transcriptional regulator, translating into MRAARLIKMVLLLQSRPAMTAAELARELEVSERTITRDAQALSEAGVPVYADRGRAGGYRLVGGYRTRLTGLARNEAEALFLSGLPSALREMGLEDAASAARLKVSAALLPSLRDASDTAAQRFHLDAPGWYQEPVTPELLPAVAEAVWDDRMVKARYRRGGPGSEVERELAPYGLVLKAGVWYVCARAGTDFRVYRIDRFAAVAVTAERFVRDEDFDLPAFWDERAAQFARSILRTEVTVRVSEAGVGRLPHLVDRSAALDALDAAGPPDVDGWRTVVLPVESLDVAYSQLLALGPELEVLEPADLRTRFGTAAERLSDLYR; encoded by the coding sequence ATGCGCGCTGCCCGGCTCATCAAGATGGTGCTGCTCCTCCAGTCCCGGCCCGCGATGACCGCCGCCGAGCTCGCCCGGGAGCTGGAGGTCTCCGAGCGGACCATCACCCGCGACGCCCAGGCGCTCTCCGAGGCAGGTGTTCCGGTGTACGCGGACCGGGGCCGGGCGGGCGGGTACCGGCTGGTCGGCGGGTACCGCACCCGGCTCACCGGCCTGGCCCGGAACGAGGCCGAGGCGCTGTTCCTTTCCGGCCTGCCGTCCGCGCTGCGCGAGATGGGGCTGGAGGATGCCGCGTCGGCCGCCCGGCTCAAGGTGTCCGCCGCTCTGCTGCCCTCGCTCCGGGACGCCTCGGACACCGCCGCCCAGCGGTTCCATCTGGACGCACCCGGCTGGTATCAGGAGCCCGTCACGCCTGAGCTGCTGCCCGCCGTCGCGGAGGCCGTCTGGGACGACCGGATGGTCAAGGCCCGGTACCGGCGCGGCGGGCCGGGCAGCGAGGTCGAGCGGGAGCTGGCACCGTACGGGCTCGTTCTCAAGGCCGGGGTCTGGTATGTCTGCGCCCGGGCCGGGACCGACTTCCGGGTGTACCGGATCGACCGCTTCGCGGCGGTGGCCGTGACCGCCGAACGGTTCGTCCGGGACGAGGACTTCGACCTGCCGGCGTTCTGGGACGAGCGGGCCGCGCAGTTCGCCCGATCGATCCTGCGGACCGAGGTGACGGTGCGGGTGTCGGAGGCGGGCGTAGGCCGATTGCCTCATCTCGTGGACCGTTCGGCCGCCCTCGATGCGCTGGACGCGGCCGGCCCGCCCGACGTCGACGGGTGGCGTACGGTCGTCCTGCCGGTCGAGTCGCTGGATGTCGCCTACAGTCAGCTGCTCGCCCTGGGACCGGAGTTGGAGGTGCTCGAACCGGCCGATCTGCGGACCCGGTTCGGCACTGCCGCCGAACGGCTGAGCGATCTCTATCGCTGA
- the sucB gene encoding 2-oxoglutarate dehydrogenase, E2 component, dihydrolipoamide succinyltransferase, which translates to MSVSVTLPALGESVTEGTVTRWLKAEGERVEVDEPLLEVSTDKVDTEIPAPSAGILASIKVAEDETVEVGAELAIIDDGTGAPAAAAAPAAEPVAAPAAAAPAPVAEAPAAAPAPAAAAPAGGAAGTDVTLPALGESVTEGTVTRWLKEVGEEVTEDEPLLEVSTDKVDTEIPAPVSGVLLEIVVAEDETAEVGAKLAVIGAAGAAPAAAPAPAAPAPVAAPAPAAAAPAPAAPAAPAPAPAPVAPAAPVAAPAPVAAPAAPVAAPAPVTPAAISGDEGAYVTPLVRKLAAENGVDLAAVKGTGVGGRIRKQDVVAAAEAAKAPAAPAPVAAAPAAAKAPKLEVSPLRGQTVKMTRMRKVIGDNMMKALHSQAQLTSVLEVDITKLMKLRNQAKAAFAAREGVKLSPMPFFVKAAAQALKAHPVINARINEDEGTITYFDSENIGIAVDAEKGLMTPVIKGAGDLNIAGISKKTAELAGKARGGGLTPDDMSGATFTISNTGSRGALFDTVIVPPNQAAILGIGATVRRPVVIDHPDLGETIAVRDMTYLSLSYDHRLVDGADAARYLTAVKAILEAGEFEVELGL; encoded by the coding sequence ATGTCGGTTTCCGTAACCCTTCCGGCGCTCGGCGAGAGCGTCACCGAGGGCACTGTCACCCGCTGGCTGAAGGCCGAGGGCGAGCGCGTCGAGGTCGACGAGCCGCTGCTCGAGGTGTCGACCGACAAGGTCGACACCGAGATCCCGGCCCCCTCCGCCGGCATCCTCGCCTCCATCAAGGTCGCCGAGGACGAGACCGTCGAGGTCGGCGCCGAGCTGGCCATCATCGACGACGGCACGGGCGCACCCGCCGCGGCCGCGGCTCCGGCCGCCGAGCCCGTGGCCGCGCCTGCCGCTGCCGCACCGGCCCCGGTCGCCGAGGCCCCTGCCGCTGCCCCGGCCCCCGCGGCCGCCGCACCGGCCGGTGGCGCCGCCGGTACCGACGTCACCCTTCCGGCGCTCGGTGAGAGCGTCACCGAGGGCACCGTCACCCGCTGGCTGAAGGAGGTCGGCGAGGAGGTCACGGAGGACGAGCCGCTGCTCGAGGTCTCCACGGACAAGGTCGACACCGAGATCCCCGCACCGGTCTCCGGTGTGCTGCTGGAGATCGTGGTCGCCGAGGACGAGACCGCAGAGGTCGGCGCCAAGCTCGCCGTCATCGGTGCCGCGGGCGCCGCTCCGGCCGCTGCCCCGGCCCCGGCCGCTCCGGCTCCCGTGGCCGCCCCGGCCCCGGCCGCCGCCGCCCCGGCCCCGGCCGCTCCGGCTGCCCCCGCTCCGGCTCCGGCCCCGGTGGCGCCCGCCGCTCCGGTTGCCGCTCCGGCGCCCGTGGCCGCCCCGGCTGCTCCGGTCGCCGCCCCGGCTCCGGTCACTCCGGCCGCGATCTCCGGTGACGAAGGCGCGTACGTCACGCCGCTGGTCCGCAAGCTCGCCGCCGAGAACGGTGTCGACCTCGCTGCGGTCAAGGGCACCGGTGTCGGTGGCCGTATCCGCAAGCAGGACGTCGTCGCCGCCGCGGAGGCCGCCAAGGCCCCCGCCGCTCCGGCCCCCGTCGCGGCTGCCCCGGCCGCCGCGAAGGCGCCGAAGCTCGAGGTCTCCCCGCTGCGTGGTCAGACGGTCAAGATGACCCGCATGCGCAAGGTCATCGGCGACAACATGATGAAGGCGCTGCACTCGCAGGCCCAGCTGACCTCGGTCCTCGAGGTCGACATCACGAAGCTGATGAAGCTGCGCAACCAGGCGAAGGCCGCGTTCGCCGCCCGTGAGGGCGTCAAGCTGTCCCCGATGCCGTTCTTCGTGAAGGCGGCGGCCCAGGCGCTGAAGGCCCACCCGGTCATCAACGCCCGGATCAACGAGGACGAGGGCACCATCACGTACTTCGACTCGGAGAACATCGGCATCGCCGTGGACGCCGAGAAGGGTCTGATGACCCCGGTCATCAAGGGTGCGGGCGACCTGAACATCGCCGGTATCTCGAAGAAGACCGCCGAGCTGGCCGGCAAGGCCCGCGGTGGCGGTCTGACCCCGGACGACATGTCCGGTGCCACCTTCACCATCAGCAACACCGGTTCGCGCGGTGCGCTGTTCGACACCGTCATCGTGCCGCCGAACCAGGCCGCCATCCTGGGCATCGGTGCCACGGTCCGCCGCCCGGTGGTCATCGACCACCCGGACCTCGGCGAGACGATCGCGGTGCGCGACATGACGTACCTCTCGCTCTCCTACGACCACCGTCTGGTGGACGGCGCGGACGCCGCCCGTTACCTGACCGCGGTCAAGGCGATCCTGGAGGCCGGCGAGTTCGAGGTCGAGCTCGGCCTGTAA
- a CDS encoding GntR family transcriptional regulator, which produces MTPPVVHSLREQIREHIVDGIVSGRWKPGERIVERRIATELEVSQTPVREALRELETLRLIESAPNKGVRVRNLTAADLEESYPVRAGLEQIAAELAAPTLGEDCSRLSPHVTALYEADRLADGEAQVRHTVAFHREMVRAAGNAVLLHTWEGLGIEVFTALSIRWLGTVQKSYAEEHEALIDAFLRKDPDIGVLVKAHVLGCAPRA; this is translated from the coding sequence ATGACCCCGCCCGTCGTCCACTCGCTGCGCGAACAGATCCGCGAGCACATCGTGGACGGGATCGTCAGCGGGCGCTGGAAGCCGGGCGAGCGGATCGTGGAGCGACGGATCGCCACCGAGCTGGAGGTCAGTCAGACGCCCGTACGCGAGGCGCTGCGGGAACTGGAGACCCTCCGGCTGATCGAGTCGGCGCCCAACAAGGGTGTACGGGTACGGAATCTGACCGCGGCCGACCTGGAGGAGTCCTATCCGGTACGGGCCGGTCTCGAGCAGATCGCCGCGGAGCTGGCGGCTCCGACGCTCGGCGAGGACTGCTCGCGGCTGTCGCCGCATGTGACGGCGTTGTACGAGGCCGACCGGCTGGCCGACGGCGAGGCGCAGGTACGGCACACGGTGGCGTTCCACCGGGAGATGGTGCGGGCCGCCGGGAACGCCGTGCTGCTGCACACCTGGGAGGGACTGGGCATCGAGGTGTTCACGGCGCTCTCGATCCGCTGGCTGGGGACGGTGCAGAAGTCGTACGCGGAGGAGCACGAGGCACTCATCGACGCGTTCCTCCGCAAGGACCCGGACATCGGCGTGCTGGTGAAGGCGCATGTCCTGGGGTGTGCGCCGCGCGCCTGA
- the lpdA gene encoding dihydrolipoyl dehydrogenase — MANDASTVFDLVILGGGSGGYAAALRGAQLGLDVALIEKGKVGGTCLHNGCIPTKALLHAGEIADQAREAGQFGVKATFEGIDIEAVHKYKDEVITGLYKGLQGLIASRKVTYIEGEGRLSSPTSVDVNGQRIQGRHVLLATGSVPKSLPGLEIDGNRIISSDHALKLDRVPQSAIVLGGGVIGVEFASAWKSFGTDVTIVEGLKHLVPVEDENSSKLLERAFRKRGIKFNLGTFFQKAEYTENGVRVTLADGKTFEAEVLLVAIGRGPVSQGLGYEEAGVAMDRGYVLVDEYMQTNVPTVSAVGDLAPTLQLAHVGFAEGMMVAERLAGLKVVPIDYDGVPRVTYCHPEVASVGITEAKAKELYGADKVVALKYNLAGNGKSKILKTAGEIKLVQVKDGAVVGVHMVGDRMGEQVGEAQLIYNWEALPAEVAQLVHAHPTQNEALGEAHLALAGKPLHSHD; from the coding sequence GTGGCGAACGACGCCAGCACCGTTTTCGACCTAGTGATCCTCGGCGGTGGTAGCGGCGGTTATGCCGCGGCCCTGCGCGGAGCGCAGCTGGGCCTGGACGTCGCTCTGATCGAGAAGGGCAAGGTCGGCGGCACCTGCCTGCACAACGGCTGCATCCCCACGAAGGCGCTGCTGCACGCCGGTGAGATCGCCGACCAGGCACGTGAGGCCGGCCAGTTCGGCGTCAAGGCCACCTTCGAGGGCATCGACATCGAGGCCGTCCACAAGTACAAGGACGAGGTGATCACCGGCCTGTACAAGGGCCTGCAGGGTCTGATCGCCTCGCGCAAGGTGACGTACATCGAGGGTGAGGGACGGCTCTCCTCCCCCACCTCCGTGGACGTGAACGGCCAGCGCATCCAGGGCCGCCACGTGCTCCTGGCGACCGGCTCCGTGCCGAAGTCGCTGCCGGGCCTGGAGATCGACGGCAACCGCATCATCTCCTCGGACCACGCGCTGAAGCTGGACCGCGTCCCGCAGTCCGCGATCGTGCTGGGCGGCGGCGTCATCGGCGTCGAGTTCGCCTCGGCGTGGAAGTCCTTCGGCACCGACGTCACCATCGTCGAGGGTCTGAAGCACCTCGTCCCGGTCGAGGACGAGAACAGCTCGAAGCTTCTTGAGCGCGCTTTCCGCAAGCGCGGCATCAAGTTCAACCTCGGCACCTTCTTCCAGAAGGCCGAGTACACCGAGAACGGTGTGCGGGTCACCCTCGCCGACGGCAAGACCTTCGAGGCGGAGGTGCTGCTGGTCGCGATCGGCCGCGGGCCGGTCTCGCAGGGCCTGGGTTACGAGGAGGCCGGCGTCGCGATGGACCGCGGCTATGTCCTCGTCGACGAGTACATGCAGACCAACGTCCCGACCGTCTCGGCCGTGGGCGACCTGGCCCCGACCCTCCAGCTCGCGCACGTCGGCTTCGCCGAGGGCATGATGGTCGCGGAGCGGCTGGCCGGTCTGAAGGTCGTCCCGATCGACTACGACGGTGTCCCCCGGGTGACGTACTGCCACCCCGAGGTCGCCTCCGTGGGCATCACCGAGGCCAAGGCCAAGGAGCTCTACGGCGCGGACAAGGTCGTCGCTCTGAAGTACAACCTCGCGGGCAACGGCAAGAGCAAGATCCTGAAGACCGCGGGCGAGATCAAGCTCGTCCAGGTCAAGGACGGTGCCGTGGTCGGCGTCCACATGGTCGGTGACCGTATGGGTGAGCAGGTCGGCGAAGCCCAGCTGATCTACAACTGGGAGGCGCTGCCGGCCGAGGTCGCGCAGCTCGTCCACGCCCACCCGACGCAGAACGAGGCGCTCGGCGAGGCCCACCTGGCCCTGGCCGGCAAGCCCCTGCACTCCCACGACTGA